The genomic DNA AACATCATGGGCAATACTTTCGGACATCTATTTCGCATCACGACATTTGGCGAGTCCCACGGCGGCGGTGTGGGGGTAATAATTGATGGCTGTCCTCCCCAATTAGAAATTACAGCCGAAGAAATTCAAGTAGAACTAGACAGAAGACGACCGGGACAAAGCAAAATTACCACACCCCGCAAAGAAGCGGACACTTGCGAAATCCTCTCTGGAGTATTTGCAGGGAAAACCTTGGGAACACCCATAGCCATTATGGTGCGGAACAAAGACACCCGTCCCCAAGACTATGACGAGATGGCACAAACCTATCGCCCATCCCACGCCGATGCAACCTATGATGCTAAATATGGCATTCGCAACTGGCAAGGTGGTGGCAGATCCTCAGCCCGTGAGACAATTGGTAGAGTTGCAGCTGGTGCGATCGCTAAAAAAATCCTCCGACAAGTTGCTAATATTGAAATTATTGGTTACGTCAAGCGGATCAAAGACTTAGAAGGCGTAATTGATCCTAATACTGTCACCTTAGAACAAGTAGAAAGCAATATTGTGCGCTGTCCCGATGCGGAATGTTGCGATCGCATGATTGAATTAATAGAGGAAATTGGCAGACAAGGTAATTCCATCGGCGGTGTAGTGGAATGTGTCGCGCGG from Nodularia sp. LEGE 06071 includes the following:
- the aroC gene encoding chorismate synthase, with translation MGNTFGHLFRITTFGESHGGGVGVIIDGCPPQLEITAEEIQVELDRRRPGQSKITTPRKEADTCEILSGVFAGKTLGTPIAIMVRNKDTRPQDYDEMAQTYRPSHADATYDAKYGIRNWQGGGRSSARETIGRVAAGAIAKKILRQVANIEIIGYVKRIKDLEGVIDPNTVTLEQVESNIVRCPDAECCDRMIELIEEIGRQGNSIGGVVECVARNVPKGLGEPVFDKLEADIAKGVISLPASKGFEIGSGFAGTLLTGIEHNDEFYIDENGEIRTVTNRSGGIQGGISNGENIILRVAFKPTATIRKEQKTVTQAGEETVLAAKGRHDPCVLPRAVPMVEAMVALVLCDHLLRHHGQCQVL